The genomic segment ATTTCACACTGTGTTGGGTGTAATTACTGCTGGCTGAAAACGCCGGGAGTATGTGCCATTCAGGACGATTATGAGCCGATTTTGAGAAAAATAAGCAAAGCCGACCAGGTTTGGCTGGTTTCGGATACTCATTTTGGATTTGTCTCCTGGCGAACCAAAAATATTGTAGACAGAATCATGCCTCTTGTCACCATGTATTTGAAATTTAAAGACGGGCAGATGCGCCATGTAATGCGCTATGACCACCAGCCGGATCTTGGGATTATCTATACCGGAAACGGCGATCAGGCTTACCTTGAACGGTGGTGTCAGCGTACTGCGCTGAATATAGGGAGCCGTTCCTTGGGAGTCTTTTCTGAATGCAACAGAAAGGAGGCGATTTCATGCATGTTGTAATAATCAATGCAAGTCCACGGGTACAGAAATACAGCAACACGGAGAAAATCATTGCCGCCTTTGCAAAAGGGCTGTCAGAAAAAGAAAGCACCTTCGAAACATATGCGATTTCCAACCGAAAAACATGGGATATAATTCGTGATGCTTATCTAAAAAATGATGAAATCCTCATTGCGCTGCCATTATATGTAGAATGTGTGCCCGGACTTCTTTTGGAATTTTTGGAAACGCTTCCCAAAAAGGACGAGCATACAAGGCTCTCGTTTCTTTTGCAAAGCGGCTTCGCGGAGGGGTGCCAGCTTCGCTGCGGCGAGGCATTTCTGGAAAAATTGCCGGAATATTTGGGTGTTCGTTATGGCGGCTGTCTGGTGAAAGGAAATAATTTCGGAATCCGAATTATAGGTGAAGCTCAACAGGCTCAGGCCACAAAACCGTATCAGGCGATGGGCAAACTGTTTGCAGAGGGAGACGGCTTCTTCCGTAAGGAAGCAAAAAAATTTACTGGCCCGGAATATTTGCCGCTTCCTGTGCGCCTGCTGATGGGTTTGATATTCAAAACCCTTATGAAAAAGATGTTTCAGAAGGCGGCGGCATCGTGGGGGTGTAGTGTGCCACTTGATGAAAAAGTCTGGGAAACAGACCGGGAAAATAGGCTCTAAGAGAAAAATTTATATTTATCGCTCTCGCCTGCGGGCAGTCATAGCGGATTACACAACATAAAAAGTGCAAGACAGACCATTACAGTCTGTCCTGCACTTTTTCCTCTTTGCACCAGCTCTTTTAGCGTGCAACTAGTCCGTTACATAGGGCAGCAGGGCCATAACCCGCGCACGCTTGATCGCTGTTGCCAGCTCTCTCTGATGCTTCGCGCAAACGCCCGTCGCTCTTCTGGGGGCGATTTTGCCCGTCTCCCCGACGAACTTCTTGAGTTTTGCAGTATCTTTATAGTCGATGCTCGTCGCTTTTTCAGCGCAGAATGCACAGACTTTCTTCCGGGGGCGTCTGCCCCGCGGTCTTCTTTGTGCTCTTTCTTCCACTTCTGTGTTCCTCCTTCTTGGAATATTAGAACGGAAGCTCCTCGTCGTCTACCAGGACGTCGCTCATCTCGGATGCGAACAGGTCGTCATCCTTGGGCGCTGCTGCGGGCGCGCTGCCATAGCCGGCGCGATTGCCGCCGCCATAGCTGCCCGAAGCGCCGGAGCCTGCCGCTCCTGGCTTTGCGAGAAACTCGATGTCGTCTGCCTGGATTTCCGTCACATAGCGCTTTGTGCCGTCTTTGGCATCATAAGAGCGCGTGCGCAGCTCGCCGACCACCGCGATCTGCTGGCCCTTGACCAGGTATTTCGCGCAGTTATCCGCAAGCCCTCTCCATGCGATGACGTTGAAAAAATCCGCCTCTTCCCGGTTCATGCGGCGCGTTACCGCGACGCCCAGGGTCGTTACCGAGACGCCGTTTGGCGTCGTTCTGTGCTCGGGATCTCTCGTGAGCCGGCCAACGATAAATACTTTATTCATTGCCTTACTCCTGCTCTTTCTTTACGACCATGAAGCGCATCACATCTTCCGAGATCTTCAGGTTTCTCTCCAGCTCAACGGGCAGAT from the Christensenellaceae bacterium 44-20 genome contains:
- the rpsR gene encoding 30S ribosomal protein S18, with the protein product MEERAQRRPRGRRPRKKVCAFCAEKATSIDYKDTAKLKKFVGETGKIAPRRATGVCAKHQRELATAIKRARVMALLPYVTD
- a CDS encoding flavodoxin family protein gives rise to the protein MQIEFAEGTEENIMVLMVDTTTKHIGKAIAEELLRSGENSAGFELIDTAGMHISHCVGCNYCWLKTPGVCAIQDDYEPILRKISKADQVWLVSDTHFGFVSWRTKNIVDRIMPLVTMYLKFKDGQMRHVMRYDHQPDLGIIYTGNGDQAYLERWCQRTALNIGSRSLGVFSECNRKEAISCML
- a CDS encoding single-stranded DNA-binding protein, whose product is MNKVFIVGRLTRDPEHRTTPNGVSVTTLGVAVTRRMNREEADFFNVIAWRGLADNCAKYLVKGQQIAVVGELRTRSYDAKDGTKRYVTEIQADDIEFLAKPGAAGSGASGSYGGGNRAGYGSAPAAAPKDDDLFASEMSDVLVDDEELPF